AATCATCTTCGTAAAACCTGCTTTTATAAGACCCCATCTTTTCGAATAATCGACGTCTCCTTCCGGAAGCGTCCAGATACAATGAATATGGTCTGGCAGCAATACCCATGCCTCGATATTGAAAGGCATTGCCGCGCGAACCTTATTAATCACAGCCCTCAAAACCGCCCTGCTTTTTTCGTGACAAAGAATAGGCCTCCGCTTATACGTAACGACCGTAAAAAAATACGTGCTGCCGCTTCTTGCTCTACGGTAATTTGACATTCTCTATATGCTAAGGCGCTTTCTTTCGGTGGGCGCTGCCCACCCTACCCCAAATGGCGGGCAGTGCCCGCCCTACGCGATATATGGCTGTTTAATCCGTAAAGTGGCAAGGCCACCATACGGATTGCGGCGGACTTCGGTTACTGAAGTCCGCCGCAAAGAAACCGTCGCAAAACGCGCGCTATTTGGTTGTTGTTGGTTTGGCCGCCGGTTTAGCTGCCGGCTTGGTCGCAGGCTTTGCCGCCGCGGGTTTGGCTGCTGCCGGTTTTGCCGCAGCATCTTCAGGAGAAAGTTTCTTTAGATAATCGACCAGGGCCTTTGTCTCGTCGTCCTTCAACTTGCCCTTCTGTGCGGGCATGGCCATGGGCATCTTCGGGTACTTCTTGTCCTTCCCAGTGCGGCCCTCGAGTATAACCTTCGTTATGTCCTCGGGCTTACTTGTCTTTACAAATTCGTTTTTGACAAGGGCAGGGGCCATCGTAGTTCCTACACCAGCCTTACCGTGGCACGAAGCGCACATTGCCTGGAACTTCGCCTCGCCCTGGTCCGCTGCAACCGACTCCGACGCAAAAACCGCTATCACTGCCAAAGCACACAACACTCCAAGAATTCTCATATTACCTCCGGCTATTTAAGGGTTGACACGGACTGCCCAGACACTATCATGTCTGATTGTATCATATCGCCACTATGCGTCAACATACGATAACTCGCAGGGGTGTCGCCGCCCGCAATATAACTCTTCAACGGACATCGCCAAACCTGCATGCCTCCACCACTATCGCAATCTCTGCAATATCGCAGCCATCACTTCAGCAGACAAGCCATTGATGCCATGTTGTCCACAAATCCATTTAAAATTTTCATTAGTATCTACTGCATATTTTAATGTGCTCTCATATATTTCCTTGCATCTGCCGCTCACAGAATCGAACTCTTGCTCCAACGCTTTCAACCCGTCAATGTCAAGTCTGGATAAACACCACCATATCGGATAAACAAACGTACTCATAAGCCAACCCGCACCGAAATTTTCGTTCCACTCACTTTTGATATAATAAATAACAAATATTCTTTTAATATAAAAAGGAGCTCTGTCCGGCGCACATGAAATCAACGCGCTAAGCGCAGCAATCCAATGAGAAGCAGCATCTATATCTTCGACAGCAGAGTCCAGATAATCAACTGCATACTCGAGACTTTCCTTAACCTCCAAAGCACTAAACGCTGCAAATAATGAACCCAAAGCGTGTTCATGTTTTCTAATCTTTTCGCCAGCAGCCAGCGAAAGCAACTTCTGTTTTGCAGTATATATTTTAAGATCAAAACCACAAAGTGATATGGCACAATCCAACAACCAAGGGTCGTCAGAGTCAAGCAACTCTATAATAGCATCATCAATTTTAGCGGCTTCATCTTTGCTGGTGCACTTTTTAAAGTCAACAACGCTATCAAGAGGATATCGATCTTTTTTATTTTTCAATATCTCTATTATCTTTTGCTTATAATCCAAAAAAAACCTCCTTTGAACAAAGCTTACTGCTAAAAACATTAGCATTCCGTATTGTTTTACAATTTGCGTGGCAGGCATTGCCCGTCAACATGCCGCCGACATCACAAGCCTTGCATGGACCGGGGTACCATATCACCTCTCAATCATCTTCAAATCATTCACATCATAAAAGCGATAACTGTATTCGTTTCTACTGTCTCTATCGACATATACTATATCTACGGATTTTTCCTTGTCATTCCACGAAAATGCCAATCTACCCATTTTTGATGAGGCTATTACAGGGTCTTTAAACATAATCGATTTTCCCGTTGCTATATTATGCCGTACAAGATAATCGGACACCGTAAAATCAGGCCTTGTCGTTCTCTGACAAAGCAGGAACAAGCCCCCGGCTCCTTTGCCCCATACAAAACCATTTATTATCAAATGTTCGGCAACATCCTTGTACTTGTACGTGTCGAAACTTATTTTCCCTTTGTAATCACCTCCAACTTTTCTCGCTTCTTTAAAATTAAATAAATATAAAACTTCCGGCCCTTCCGTCGGTATTCGCCACTCCGTATATACAAAACCGGAATTATCCGGGCTTATCAAATAGTGCCCTAATCTTATTTGAATCAACTTGACAGAATCCTTACCGACAAACCCTATAAGCAACCCTCTGGCTGCGCCAAAATACGCTTCCACCAAAAAAATATCGTCTTCCACAAAAAATATTTTTTGTATATTCGTAACATATCCTGCTTTAGTTTTTGCGCCAAATTCTTTTCCCGTATTCTTATTCTTCACGCCAACCGTTATATCGCCATGCTCGTCTATCGTGGCCCCGCCCCGGCTGATATTGACTTCAATTGCATATTTTTTATTTTCGATAAAACCACGGTTGTCCTGCGCTTCTTCTGTCTCTCCGTGCGCATGGCTCTGAAAGAAAAATACCGCAAAAAACAAGATGATAACCACAGCCAGCAAATTCGTCCTTTGCATATTATTCCTCCGCCATAAAGGTCCGCGAATGCCCGGCCATATCGACAAGCTCTTTATTGCTAATCGCCTTCTTCTTCGCCGTCCGACTCTTCATCGCCGCCGTCGCCTTCTTCGCCGGAGTCTTCCTCGGAAGAATTATCTTCTTCCACGACAACGCTGCCGCCAAGCGGGATGGCGCCGCCAAATGCCTTGACATGCCAGGCAATGGCCCATACCTCCTCGCTGCCGAGCCTCTCGAACCCTGGCATAGCGCCGTCGATATTGCCATACTTTTTGTAAACCACGCCGCGCCCGTAAAGTATCACGTATGCTACTTCGTCAACACCGTTTTTCAGCATGAAGTCCGTGCCCTTAAGAGGCGGACCCTTGGCCCCGCCCTCGCCTGTCACACCGTGACACGAGGCGCATTCCTTCGCATACAACGCCGCCGTAGACTCCGGGGTAACGGGCTTTTTCTTGGAGATACGTTTCATATAATCGAAGAGCTCCTTATCGACCCGCTCATCTACCATGTCCACGGGCGCGTTCCCCTGGATGTTTTTCGCATCCACGTTAGCGCCGCGAGCCATGAGCACGTAGGCTGCCTCGTGCTTTTCCTTATCCGGATGCCGTACGGCCATATGCAGCGGCGTCATGAGGCTGTTATTTTGCGCATCCACCTTGGCGCCCGCATCCAGGAGAACGCGGACTATGGCGGCATTGCCGGCACTCGCGGCAAGGTGCAGGGCCGTATTGCCGATACCGTCCTTCTCGTCTATATTAACGCCCGAACCGATAAGCCGCCTTGCCTCGGCCAGGTTTCCGTTAAGCGCAGCGCCTCGAAGCGCAGCACCGTTTGTCGAGGATGCAGAAACATCGCCAGCAATGCGCGCTTCGTTATCGATACGCTGCACGGCCGCCCCGGCAGCCTCACCTGGCGCGCCTCCAAGCTGCTTACTCTCCAAACCCGAAAGAAACAGCGCGCAAACAACCGCAACACAAAGCACAAAAACCATTTTCATAGTCATCGCCTCCGTAACCGGATTAAGACCTTCGCGCCACCACTAAAACCTCTTCAGATCGCCCTTCTTGAATGTCCATTCGGGAGTATAAAGAGTTTCCCCGAAAGCTGTATCATACCACGGACTTAGGCGCGCGTCCTCATTGTTTTTCAGCACGTGTATCTCCTGCGCGGGCATGTAGCTTTGCGCGAGCATGAATAGCTTTTTGCCGTTTTTTTTGTTAACCGCAATTGCCACGACTATCACCGCGTGCCCGGGAAAACCGCCCTGTATGAACACGTCCCCTGCGCGAATATCATTTATATCGGTGACAGGCTTAAGCTCCTTTGAAAGGGAAAAACTTCCGGCGTATGTATAGATGCTGTCAAGGTACGCCCTGTAGTTACCTTCGTCAGAGGCAGGAGAAGCGGACTTAGTAAAGGTCACCTTATTGCCGCTTACAACCGGCCTTATGCCTTTGGCCCAGTCCGAGTACTTTACAAGATGCCCTGATGTGTAACGAAAAGCTATGTCGTTTTTCCTGCCCGAAGAATAGAGGTAATCGGCGCGTAGCCGCATCACCGCATCGGCGCACTGCTCAAGGTCGTTTTTGCCGATCTTCAGATCAACGACAGCATAGTGCGCGTCCTGATTTCTTTTCTTTTTTCCGTTATGGAGATATACGGGCGTTCCGTTTTTCTTAAGAGGCAGGCTCGATAAAAACTCGCCAAAACTTCCCTTGTCATGGGCTACAAGCTCGAACCCGTCTGGCACGGGTATCTCGGAGACCTTGGAAGGCCCTGCGGCAAAGACAACGGAGACGCAACACAGGAAAACAAAGGAGGCCACCATCCAAACAACATGTCGAATAAATCTTCCCATGTATACCTCACCAGAAGCGCCAGACATTACAGCGCTTACCTTGCGCCTTTAAGCTTCCTTAACATGGCCTTTGCGAGCCCGTACTCGTGCAACCCGGTAGCCCCGCTGTCAACGCTCTTTTGGAAAAACTCGGCAGCCCCTTCTTTATCGCCTTTCCACAGGCGCTCTTCCCCTGCATAATAATAGGCCTCGCAAAGACGTCCTTTCGTGTCTTCGCTATCCTTGCCTCGGCGCGCCGAGCCGTTTATAAAGTTCTCTACGGAAACCTTGTGCTCGTCGCCACCAACCGGATTTTGTGCGGTATGCGCCATTTTCTTTCCATAAAACCGTTAGTAGAGCCTTTTCTTTCTCAACTAACTCGGCGTTCTTTCAATACTACGCATCTGAAAATTGTGCGCGTCCCAGACATGTTTGAATATTTCTGAATTATACTTTTTCCCAAAATCCCAAATCAGCTTCATCGCATTCTCTACGGATTCCATAACCTTCTCCACATTTTTCTCATTGCTATACTCTTCCCACTCACTCAAAAGAAATGATATCTCTTGTTCAACCTGACTTTCGTGCACCTCTTTCTCTTCATTAAGTAATTCCGTCTTACCGTGCGCCATAGCATTCCGTACTTTAAAAAGCTTGTCTATCACCTGGAAAGGAGGTTTACCATGGTCTACACCAAATTTAAGTTTATCGTCTATCAAACCCAGTTTTTCTCTGTAACCGAGTTTCCGCTCATAACTATCCCAATTCTTAAAAGTAAGAGCGCCTACGTGATTTAAGTATGCTTCAAATGTAAAAGCCGCAAATATAACACACCCTTTAAACTGATGTGCACTACCACGTGGTTCAGCCTTCGCCGTTTCATAAAAGAATTGGGCGCTGCTCCACAACTCTATATAAGTCTTCAACTCTCTCTTTTTTTATTATAACCTTTTTCTCACCCATTCTTACCCCCACAAATCTTTATAGCTTCATTCAAGCAAACAATACCGGCAAAATCACATTCGAGCCGTAAAATTTTGCGCGCGACAAAACAACTTACCTTCAAGTCGGTAAGTTGACCGCAAGTCTAAGCGCACCAAATTCCCTCACCCAA
Above is a genomic segment from Deltaproteobacteria bacterium containing:
- a CDS encoding ankyrin repeat domain-containing protein, coding for MKMVFVLCVAVVCALFLSGLESKQLGGAPGEAAGAAVQRIDNEARIAGDVSASSTNGAALRGAALNGNLAEARRLIGSGVNIDEKDGIGNTALHLAASAGNAAIVRVLLDAGAKVDAQNNSLMTPLHMAVRHPDKEKHEAAYVLMARGANVDAKNIQGNAPVDMVDERVDKELFDYMKRISKKKPVTPESTAALYAKECASCHGVTGEGGAKGPPLKGTDFMLKNGVDEVAYVILYGRGVVYKKYGNIDGAMPGFERLGSEEVWAIAWHVKAFGGAIPLGGSVVVEEDNSSEEDSGEEGDGGDEESDGEEEGD
- a CDS encoding cytochrome c → MRILGVLCALAVIAVFASESVAADQGEAKFQAMCASCHGKAGVGTTMAPALVKNEFVKTSKPEDITKVILEGRTGKDKKYPKMPMAMPAQKGKLKDDETKALVDYLKKLSPEDAAAKPAAAKPAAAKPATKPAAKPAAKPTTTK
- a CDS encoding DUF4846 domain-containing protein produces the protein MGRFIRHVVWMVASFVFLCCVSVVFAAGPSKVSEIPVPDGFELVAHDKGSFGEFLSSLPLKKNGTPVYLHNGKKKRNQDAHYAVVDLKIGKNDLEQCADAVMRLRADYLYSSGRKNDIAFRYTSGHLVKYSDWAKGIRPVVSGNKVTFTKSASPASDEGNYRAYLDSIYTYAGSFSLSKELKPVTDINDIRAGDVFIQGGFPGHAVIVVAIAVNKKNGKKLFMLAQSYMPAQEIHVLKNNEDARLSPWYDTAFGETLYTPEWTFKKGDLKRF